In Gossypium hirsutum isolate 1008001.06 chromosome A10, Gossypium_hirsutum_v2.1, whole genome shotgun sequence, the DNA window CCATACCATCATCCATACCGTTATTATCATCATCTTTGTTTGCATGGTGCTTGCCATATATCTTAGACCAATCAGGGATACTCACTGGTGCTGATGATTGTTGTTGACTCACTACCTTGGTTGAGTTGCTAACTCGTTTGACCATCCTTTGTGTAGGGCTTGAATCTTCATTTTCCTTCTCACATGACCACAATACTTGTTTTTCATCAAAATCTGCCATGGCTTTGGCAAGAAAAAAGGATTCAATCTTTGAGTGTAAAAGTCAAAACTTTATAGAAAAAAGAGGGAGACTTGAGCAAAAAAATAATGGTTCCTTTCCATATAAAtacaagttttca includes these proteins:
- the LOC107925109 gene encoding uncharacterized protein; this encodes MADFDEKQVLWSCEKENEDSSPTQRMVKRVSNSTKVVSQQQSSAPVSIPDWSKIYGKHHANKDDDNNGMDDGMVYDGDDDDEMVPPHEWLAKKLTRSQISSSSVCEGVGRKLKGRDLSKVRNAVLTKTGFLE